The stretch of DNA CATGACCTGATCCACATTCTGTCAGAATGTGACTGGCCATCTCTGAGGGCTGCTCAGCCAGAAAACCACTTGGAGACTCCACCTTAGCTCACAGGAGAGGTATGGGAGGGAAGGGAACTCACTCCAACACTTGGGAGGCAAGGACGGGAAAGGTTTGTGGACAGGGTTCCTCCAACATGCAACTTGCCTTTTCAGCTCAGAGATCGCTGCTTAGTCCTAGAATGCCTTTCCCTCCAGTTCAAGCAAGCCAAACACCATCCCAGACACACATGCTTTGATACTACAAAATACTCTTTTCTCTAAGGACCATCTAATACCACTACTTTTTGTGCAATCACTGcatttattattcatttttaaactctctctcgctctctccctgtagaaattttttttaaacttttctttttttatgcaAAACTAATCATTTCACTTTTTCCACTCCATCATAAAATCTCCTCTAAAAACACGACGACGAGAACAAACAtggcacagacacagagaatatttccctgtttttgttgatttttttttttttctaagggttatggggaaaggaaggggaTACTTTCAAATAAACTCCTCCCTCAATTCCATGCCCATTTCAAAAGGCATGGATGAATCTTCTTTGCTATCTCCATTAAGGAGCAAAGGCAAAAATTCAGGAGGAGGAGTGCAGCCCATGTGAATATAAAGGTAGGTTAGTCAGCCTCAAGTGCCTTGTCCACCTGAGGGAACTTGAGGCGACTGCTGCATTCAAGTTAGCAAACCTCTAACTCAAAACAGCATGGGATCCTCAATTTGGATCCAGAGGTTCAGGGTTTGGTTCCCACCTGGTGACCCACTCAGGGAGGGATTTGTCACACAAGCAGGTGAGCTGTGTCTGCAAGCCGGATCATACTCCTTTCTTCCTCCACAAAGAGGATCTACTGCACGAGTTTCTCTGCTGCAACAAGTCCCCTCAATTCCTCACCACAGGAAGAGCCTCCTTGCAGAGCATCCCTACAATGACCCACTGGTTTGCTCTTCACAGACAATTCCCTTGCTTGCCACTCTGGAGAAAGGCAAAACCCCTTCAATTAAACAATTCCTGCCCCTTGCCCCCAAAGAACACCATACAAGAGACACTGGGGAAAAGAATTCTGCCAAGTAACACATCTTGGCCAAAACACATCAAGAGTTTCCTATTAAAGTTCCCTTTTATCTCCCACTTAAACGCTTCAACACTTTTTTCAGAACCTTGataccacaaaacaaaacacatcacCACATACACACCAAACAGTAACTTAACGACCTAAAGTGACTGGCTGGTTTGCATCCACCCCATAAAGCAGCTCCTTTTATCTCACAGCCACAGATTAGTTCTTATTcagaagggggaggaaaaagagaataatCTCCTTGCTATTTTCCTATGAAAGAGCTTTTCCCTATGCCTACAAACTGCTCATCTTTGAAGCTGCAGTCAAATGGATAGGCTATGTTAACATAAGGGACCCCTGGGTGTGCCAGGCACAGGAAAGATGCgcaaaagaaaacccaaacgAAAAAAACATCCACAAAAAATACAAGCAGGTATTAACACAGACACGCACACAAGTCCAACAAGTTATAGAAAGCCTTAGCTTGGTGAATGGATCAGGGAAGTCCCTTTCTCCCTGCCCCTAGCTTCAGCTGTGAATGAAAGCACATCCCCAAAGAGTCAACTAAGCTCTTTAaccaagaaaaaggaagaggtgTACCAAGGGTGGTGCTAACAGCACCTGGAATCCCCCTCAGACTGTCTGCACAGACACCCAACCGCAACTGGTGTGAATTCACCGTTTCCCACAGCTTGGAATGCCACCCACTGCAAGGCAAGGTTtgtggggagggcaggaaagATTTTATTACACCAACCCAAGCGCTGGAGGCAGGGAATAGACAAGCTCTGGGCACAAAAGCCCTAATTAAGGTCAGAAGCTGGTTTATCCCTCTACCACCCTGACAATGTCCCTTGGGCAGACAAATATTACTTCCCTCCCACAAATTGCCTCCCTTCTCTCCTCAGATCACTGCAACCACAAAATCACTACTGCAGGGGAGCACTcctgggagccagcagctcctgaataTCCTTGAGTGAAAGCACCAGAGGGGCCAATTCCACTTGTGTTCACCCGCCCAGGGCATGTTTGTAAGTAAATGAGCCCTGGCATGAGGAATTTTTTCCACCCTTTTCACCTCTGCAGCATGTTATGTAGAAGTGACACCCCTCTGCCCCAtccagggacagggctgagAGGGTGAGGCTCTCCCACCAGTTCATCAGCACCTCCTTTTCTTGCCTCTACAGGCTCAGTCCTGTTCGAGAAGAAGAAACAAGGAGAGCAAAGGAACGGCTTCTCACCGTGAAGCTTACGACCCACACAGAAACAGAGCAAGCCAGAAATGGCAGGCAAAAAAATAGAGCTTATTTTGGATGTGAACAAAGCTGGTCAGGGAAAGAGGGAACTTGTGGAACAAACAGCAAGCTGTGGTCTTGCTCCCTCCTACTTGCTAGGGGTGAAGAGAAGGAATTTCTACATCAGCTCACAGGAGCTTTAGGGGGAAGAGATCCAGCGCACATGCATAAAGATGTGAGAGAGACAGGTATTTCTTATGAGCACCTTTGGTTGACAGTTGTAAGGGCTATTTCAGATGCCGAAAAGACAGAGGGGAAACCTCTTCCAGGCCACCCACCAGAACgaggagagcaggaggggcAAAGGCAAGCAGGAAGAACAAACAACCTGCCTTAGCATCCACACCTCCTTCCTTTGGAAGGAGCAAGAGGAAGCAAAGAGGGCCGGGGGCAGCCTATGCACAGGGCGGGAGAGCAGCCTCGTGAGGCTGGGGCAGTGTCACGGTGTTGGCATTATCTCCCCACAGACTGAAGGATTGATGCACAGCCCACTCCTGCTTCCGGCATGGAAGGACCAAGGAAAGGCATTTCATGTGTCCCTCTCTCCCAAACTAGTGCAAGTGATGAACATCAGGAGGAAGATATGGGCTGGAAGCAGActcctcttttcttccctttctcctgaGGAGCCAAACAGGTTGGAAGATGCAGGAGGAGAGGTGGGATCAGGGCACCTGAAAGCGCCCATACAACTGCCAAGGTAGCACCAATAGTCAAAGGAAAGGGGAAGCCAATATGAGGTGTAGGCTGCATGGGGCATCCCCCACCACCCCAGCTTTATCTCAAGCACCTTCCAGGCATGACATTTCACCTGTCCTTCTCCCCCTCACTCTGAGGGCATCTGGATCAGCTACTGCCACAAGGACAGTAGAAGAGAGGGCAGATCCAGTCCGCAGGCCAAGAGGGGAAGGATGGCAGGATGGTAGTCATGGCAAGGGGGAAACAAGAATGGAAGAGTCTGCATGCACATTGTGGGAGAAGGTCTGGAGGACATGAGCAAGGGCTCCAATCCTCTTACATCCTCCCCTCAAGGGTTTGGAGctcctcttcattttttgtCAAAGAAGGGGAATGAGGAAGCACAGCACCTTCCTCACCACCTGCACAGGCACACAGACACATGCTCACTCATCCCTCTGCCCCAAAGGCTCCACCGCCTGTTGGACAACACCACATTCAAGGACAAACAACcactccccagccccaccacaaccctccctgcctcctcctAGCAGTACCAACACCCAGGAACAGTGAGtcctcccacagccccactgacaAACTCCAGCCTCCAGGCAAGAGGAAGTGggcaggaggaaaggaggaggaagggtgGCAGTGAGGGCAGAGGGACAGCCAAGGGGAGAAGGAGAACTAAGGACAGCCATTCGCACCACGACTTCTCTCAGGTAGAGCTCCCCCCACACCCCTGGAGTGAGGGGACCTGGATGCTCACTTGCTGCCTCCTCCACCACCACCTGCTGCCACCTTCTCAAAATCCTCTGCGTTGCAGAACTCCTTGATGGTTACAGTGAGGAGGTTGCTGGTGACATCTGTGACCACCACATTAGAGCAAGGGGACATCTCAGGACGCCAGTTGCCGGCCTCCTGCTCCGGGTCAGAAGAGGAGAGGGACAAGGAGGGCGTCTGCCCCCCACTGCACCCTCCCGAGGGAGAACGCTTGCTGGTGGCAGCTGACTCAGGTGGGATTGAGAGGTCTAGGACCTCTGACTCACGCCAGTCGGGGATGGCTGGGCTGAGGGTCTCAGGGAGAAGCTTTGGAGGGGAATCATCTGGGTCAGAGGAGGAGTGGGGAGCAGGTGATGGGcagccagaggagctggagctgggggcaTCATAGGGGGTGGAGCCCATAATGAGCCCACAGGAGGCTGCCTGGGAGCCTTCGGACTCCCCCTTGCCCTCCAGAGAGGGGGTAGGTGCAGCAGACGGCTTATTGTAGAGCGAAAAGGTGCCAAACTTCATGTGGCGGATCTGAGTGCGGAGGACGCTCTCGCTGAACTTTTTGCTCTTGCCAATGACACGGTTTCGGGATGGGATCTTGGGCCGAGCcaggcccccagccccattGGCTGGCTTCCCACCTTTGTCAATGACTTTGAGGTTGAGGATGATGCGGCTGCGTTTGGGCTCACGGGGTTTCACCTTACGGTTGATGATGCGGACGGTCTCTGAGAAGGGCGAGACAGGAGGACGAATGCCAGCCCCGCCACCCACGCTCCCGCCATTCTGGGGGTCTGGACGGGGCAGGGGGCGCCGGGACATGCGGTGGCATCGCCGGATGTCTTTCTTGAGCCGGTGCACTGCGGCGCTGGAGTGGAGTTTGGGAGAGGAGGTACTGGAACCAGGCTTGACAGAAAAGTGTACATCCCCAATGTGGAGGGCCTCCGCTTGGGCCCGAGCCTGCGGTGgtggggagaaagaaaacaaacagggTCAGAGAGGCAGCCTAGGTGCAGACAGATCTCAGATCAGACACTGCTCACTTCAGGCCAAGCACTCACCAGCACTACCAATTTATAAATTTACAAATTTATACCCAACACCAACGACAAGCACAGGTACACACCTACAAACTGTTGATAGGTCCAGCACAGCCCCCACACAGGCACAGGACTCTGTATCATTTTTGGGCAGCTAATGTTTCCCTAGGCTGTACACCTGTTGACACATGCTTTTCCTAGGGAGAAACTTCTACTTCCCAGGCATGTTTCAGAGTTAAGAGTTAATGGCCTCAAAGCCCCCCTTGGGGGGCTGATAATCAGTCAATGTGCACAGCCTCCCACTGTCAGTGCATCATCCTTGGCACTTGGGGCTGTCAGTGCTGAGACAACACCCAAACTTACATAGGTATTGTACCAGGTTCTCTACAAACTGAGCACAAGGTAAGAGAGAAGAGGCAGAGTAATACCTAATGAGAATCACCTCTCAAAAGTGTGGTAGAAGTGAGTCTTGAGGAACACAGATGGAGGTGGTGAGAATGGTCTGATGGAGCAGTCTTTGTTAAACACAAGAAATTTAGAGATCTGATTTTTAACTAGGGTCACATGCAAGTCATTCATCCATCCTGTGCTGTGGGAGCAAGGTCCAGTGTTTAAAGTCAGAGATGAGGCCAGCTGGAATTCAAGTAAAATTTAACTGCTCCTTTAAGGAAAAGATTGACTTTTGAGCACCACACCTGTTTGAAACCTAGCACTGGACCAGAGCAGGAATAGCACCCATTCaactgctctgtgccagccctCCCCAAGAGCCAGGCCAGGGGAACAATATTAAGCTCTTCTGGTGCCAAAACCTGACCTGGTTCATGCACCAGAGACAGGAACATTTTCTGGCAGCAGGAACAACAGTTTCATTGGTAAGCTGGTGCTGTATGACCTATGGGCACGGAAACCCAAAGCCTATTCTTACATCACATCTCATCAGAGCACTGTTGCTTGTATAGCTCATCCTTCCACCTGCACCCCAGTACTTGCCCCAACCAGCCCCCTTCCATATTCCCTCTCAGCAGTGGTGACATGTAGAAGTCACACAGGCCTGGAGGGGACAGGCGAGCCCCCACCCTGCGACTGCCCATCCTGTGAGCAGCTTCCCCCACCTCGTGGGCACCGCAAGAACTGCAGTGCTAGAAGACGacagctgcttttcctccccaaCTTTTCCATCCCCTTGCCCCTTCCACACGCCAAGATCGGGATGGCTTCTTGCCAGCTAAGAGCTTAGCACTCAACTCCATCTCCTTTGTCACCCTGCAGGCTGTGCCTCCTACCAGAGAAAtgcctggggaaaaaaatgtgtgtgtaaAGGCAGGGATCTAACAGATCTAAGCAAGGGGCCCAGCCAGCCCCTGCACAAAAAGCTCAAAGTCCTGCCCCTACAGCTCCAGAGCTTTGCTGCTAGCCAGAGCCCCTCTTCTCCCAGAGAGATACCCAGGGGAACCCCAGAAGATCCTGAATGAGCAAAGAACAGAGACGTGAAGACATTTTGTTCCTCTCTGACTAACACTGGATGATCACAGCCTTCAATACTACTTGTATTCTGGCTTTAAAAGGACTGCAAAAATGAGGCTTCCTTCTCTGTCTGtacaagaaaacacaaactgaaGGCTCATCCTGACTGGGGACCTAGACTCCATGTTAGCCAGCTGACAAAGAAACAGGAACAAGTCAGCATAACCCCAAGGCAGGCACAGACACTCTGCATGTTAACAAACAGGGCTGTTTTCCACCTCGCTAAAGGGAAGTGTTCCCAGCACACACAAACTCCAACACACCCTGCTGTAGCCGAAAGCATCCCAATGTCCATCTAGTTACTTTTTGCTCAGCCTTGTGTGTTACTCCATGCCCCAAACTGTTGAGAAAGTAAGACACAGTTCCTGTCACAGGCACTGTACAGGCCTGAGCACAGCAACAACACCAGATGAACTCCCTGCGCTACACATCAGCTCTTCCCCTCCCATCTCATCAATACACAACTTGGAGACACTGCAGACCCCATCAGGAGGTCACAGGCAAATGCACATTTGGGCTGTACTTGCTCCATCTTCACAGGTCCCTCTGAAGCAGATGGCAGACACAAGGACGAGCTAAAGTTTGCTTTCTGACATTACATACCAGCACAGCCTGAATTAACAAATTTGTTCCttttcaccctgctccacatcACAGCCAGCCCTTCCAGCATTGCTGCTCTTGTGCTTTGGGTTTCTCACCAATTTACCACTGCTGAGCCAAGAGCAAAATGCAACACAACATCCCATTCCAAAGTACACAAAAGAGAAGCCAGGCAGAGGTTATAGACAGATGCATCACTGAAAATCCTTCTAATTGCCTACCCTCTAATCATGCCTTGGAGTGAGGAGTTCTGCCCCCTCTGAGCCATTCTGCTCCAAGTCAAATCTAACTGCCACCTTCCACCAGCACCACCTTCATCACCCACGAGAGAAAGAAGGCAGCTTCCCAGAAGTGTGGGAGAAGCCATCACAAACACCCTCAGTTTCCTTATACACCCCAAAAACTCAAGAGCAAAGCTTCCCATCAGCCATATTAAAGTGATAATGCTGGGATGGTAACTACCTGGCCACTTCAACAGCCCTGCTGATTTTACTTTCTCTGCCTGTACACATTAATCAGCTCCTGTCCTGTTTTCAGAGAGAGCTGTCTTAGTTTTGCGCTTGCACAGCAGTCCTGGTACATGGCCTGGACTTTTCCAGTGTACCAGAACCAGTAGATCTCATTTACATGCTATGTGTCTGCGTTTCCAGTTACTTCTGGGGCATTTTCTCAAGGCTGAAGCTGTTTCTAACTCATGTTTCAGCTATCTGCCTTTATTAAATTCCAGCTTGAGTAGTCTCCAGGTAGTCTACACGCAGCATTGATACTTTGGTCAGATTATTAAGAGAGAGGGTAAGTTAGGCCCCAATAGTGCTCCCCTGCTGCTACACTGCTATCCCCAGTGACCAGCTTCAATGCTAGTTCCAAAGAGCATTATGCAAATACTCAGCTTACCTTGAGATTGTTTTTCCAGGTAAGGTTTCAAGAAAAATCGTATCAGATGCTTTATCTAAGACCAGCCCCCAGAGCTTTCTCACTTGGGAAGCTCAGTACTCCTACCACAGGATCAGGTTTATTCAGGCATCACCTACATGAACTTGTCCCTTCACTGCAGAGGACAGCACAGAGGCTATGCCTCCCCTGTTTCCAACTTCAGATTAAGTAACTTGCTACCTTGGGTTTGGAGAAGACTCAACATTCAATTTTGTCTGCTGGAAAAGCACTTCTCCCTGCTCTGGATCCATTCCTCAATCACATTCACAAGCCATATGAGGATAAGGTCTTTGAAAAACAAACCTGCTGAATCCTTTCAGCTGTGTCATCACAGTTTGCTACACGGCTCACAAGTTTTCCACATGGAAACTACCTCTCTAGGTTTTGCTGCTTTCACCCTCAGGATGTGCTCACTGCTGAAGAGGTACTCAGCATGTATACGAAGCAATTCACTCTCTGCTTACAGCTCAGCCTACATCAGGATGCAGCTTCTGGAGGCTTGCTGCAGTGCTCTGTCATGAGAGCAAGCCAATTGCTGGGATTGCTTCCCTTCCCCCTCTTCCCGTCTGGGATATGTATCACCTTTATTTATCTTGTTCAGCTCTCCCTCACTGCCCCTGGGAACTAGTGTATCTCCCCCATTCCCTACTATTTCTGAATTAAGTGTCCCTCGAGGCCCAGCAAGCATATTTGTTCATTCATTCCCTTAACGCACTGAGGCACATAAGCACGTACACAGACACGTGCTTAGAAAGGCCTCTCTTACCTGATTTGTATCAAAATCTCTccaatttggaagaaaaaaaaacaaccaaagacCTTGCAAGGCAATGGATTTCTAgttaattatttcaaaatctCGCCAATTCCAGTGGTGCTCCTGCACCATAGTAGCGCTACTCGCTCATGAATTACTGGCTCTGCTTTGTCTTTTATTCTCCACCTGCATTCCCCCAGTCTTTGCTCCAAACAGCATTTGCAAGAgctcttctttcccctttttggCTGCCATTCTGCCTTTTTATCACCCTCTTTCTTCTGCAGTCTTCCAAGTGACAAGGCAAAAGCAAGCCAGTTCATAGCACAGTTCTCCCAAGCAACACCACCATAAACTAAAGTTTCCCTCTGGATTGGGAACAAAATGCTACAAAAGGGGAACAGTCTGTTTTCAAACTACTCAGGATAATTTACGAACAGGGAGGAGATCAAAAGAAACCCAATTCCAGCTTTGGAGTTCAAGAAAGGGCAAAAGGACAGAGCACCATGCTGCTCAGCCCCTTCTTCCCCCACTCTCCTACTAAGAATCCCTTTACTCTTGTTCTCCCTTACTTCTTCCTTCCCATTAACCTTCACTCCTGTCACCTTAGTATTTATGGCCACCCCGACTAGGGGTCTTTGCCAGCCACCCACTGAGCTTGCAGATTTGGGCTCTGTCTCTGAATAGCACTTGCTAGACTTTATTAGATGAGTTGGTGAGGTTTGCATTCCACACAGCAGAGTGCCtagagaaaaaagcaaaataaaaagagcaaaCTGAGTaggagaagaagagaaagatcCCTACTAGCACGTGCTACGTCTCTTTCTAACCTCACACCAATGTCCATGTCCTCAAGGATAACTTCTGCCAGACACCTAAGAAATAAGGTGAGAGCCTTACATACAGCACTGCCTGATTCAGACCGAGAACTTAGTTTCCCACCCGctcagcacagggctgcagcacaCCAGCAGCCTCCCAAGAATCACAGCCTCCTTCCAAGCCTGAGCTCAGCTGTGGGAAAGTTTGCCCCTAGCATGCAAAGGATAAAGACCCATTTCCTGCCCAAAACTCTGCAGCTGAAGTTTGCAGGGGTCACTTTCAACACCAGCCATCTTGATAGTGGGTATTACAAAGCCTGGACTGTGATGTGCCTCTGCAGTCTGATAGAAAGGGCAAGTGTTAGACAGCTCTCAGAAACAGGAGCCTGGCTTAAAAAGGCAGCAGGTGGTCAAAGATGCAGCTTTTCAAAGCTTTTCCAAAGGCGTGGGCCACTAACCTGCTGGAATGCTTTCTGCAAATCCCCCTGGGTGTCTATCTGCAACTTTTGAGAACTAATCCCAGGATAAACCTAGTCCCAACTGCAAGCTAAACACCCACAACAAGCCAAGGGACTGAATGGCAGATCAGGGCACTTATTTTGATGCCATGCTGTAGACTCAGAAGCCTTGGTTTAAGCACTGATACACATGAAAAATCCTAGCAAGCCACCAAGTCTTGCCACTAGTCAAAGGCAGACTAGTCTATCAAAGCAGTCCTAGGCCAGATTTCTGCTTAAACGTCATTGC from Poecile atricapillus isolate bPoeAtr1 chromosome Z, bPoeAtr1.hap1, whole genome shotgun sequence encodes:
- the LOC131592995 gene encoding chromobox protein homolog 6-like isoform X1, with amino-acid sequence MGCGRRRRRRRRGGAARWSCLQWGSASSPPSPSSSAASERYSTWEPEENILDSRLIAAFEQKERERELYGPKKRGPKPKTFLLKARAQAEALHIGDVHFSVKPGSSTSSPKLHSSAAVHRLKKDIRRCHRMSRRPLPRPDPQNGGSVGGGAGIRPPVSPFSETVRIINRKVKPREPKRSRIILNLKVIDKGGKPANGAGGLARPKIPSRNRVIGKSKKFSESVLRTQIRHMKFGTFSLYNKPSAAPTPSLEGKGESEGSQAASCGLIMGSTPYDAPSSSSSGCPSPAPHSSSDPDDSPPKLLPETLSPAIPDWRESEVLDLSIPPESAATSKRSPSGGCSGGQTPSLSLSSSDPEQEAGNWRPEMSPCSNVVVTDVTSNLLTVTIKEFCNAEDFEKVAAGGGGGGSK
- the LOC131592995 gene encoding chromobox protein homolog 6-like isoform X2; amino-acid sequence: MELSAVGERVFAAESIIKRRIRKGRIEYLVKWKGWAIKYSTWEPEENILDSRLIAAFEQKERERELYGPKKRGPKPKTFLLKARAQAEALHIGDVHFSVKPGSSTSSPKLHSSAAVHRLKKDIRRCHRMSRRPLPRPDPQNGGSVGGGAGIRPPVSPFSETVRIINRKVKPREPKRSRIILNLKVIDKGGKPANGAGGLARPKIPSRNRVIGKSKKFSESVLRTQIRHMKFGTFSLYNKPSAAPTPSLEGKGESEGSQAASCGLIMGSTPYDAPSSSSSGCPSPAPHSSSDPDDSPPKLLPETLSPAIPDWRESEVLDLSIPPESAATSKRSPSGGCSGGQTPSLSLSSSDPEQEAGNWRPEMSPCSNVVVTDVTSNLLTVTIKEFCNAEDFEKVAAGGGGGGSK
- the LOC131592995 gene encoding chromobox protein homolog 6-like isoform X3, giving the protein MGCGRRRRRRRRGGAARWSCLQWGSASSPPSPSSSAASERYSTWEPEENILDSRLIAAFEQKERERELYGPKKRGPKPKTFLLKPGSSTSSPKLHSSAAVHRLKKDIRRCHRMSRRPLPRPDPQNGGSVGGGAGIRPPVSPFSETVRIINRKVKPREPKRSRIILNLKVIDKGGKPANGAGGLARPKIPSRNRVIGKSKKFSESVLRTQIRHMKFGTFSLYNKPSAAPTPSLEGKGESEGSQAASCGLIMGSTPYDAPSSSSSGCPSPAPHSSSDPDDSPPKLLPETLSPAIPDWRESEVLDLSIPPESAATSKRSPSGGCSGGQTPSLSLSSSDPEQEAGNWRPEMSPCSNVVVTDVTSNLLTVTIKEFCNAEDFEKVAAGGGGGGSK
- the LOC131592995 gene encoding chromobox protein homolog 6-like isoform X4 — encoded protein: MELSAVGERVFAAESIIKRRIRKGRIEYLVKWKGWAIKYSTWEPEENILDSRLIAAFEQKERERELYGPKKRGPKPKTFLLKPGSSTSSPKLHSSAAVHRLKKDIRRCHRMSRRPLPRPDPQNGGSVGGGAGIRPPVSPFSETVRIINRKVKPREPKRSRIILNLKVIDKGGKPANGAGGLARPKIPSRNRVIGKSKKFSESVLRTQIRHMKFGTFSLYNKPSAAPTPSLEGKGESEGSQAASCGLIMGSTPYDAPSSSSSGCPSPAPHSSSDPDDSPPKLLPETLSPAIPDWRESEVLDLSIPPESAATSKRSPSGGCSGGQTPSLSLSSSDPEQEAGNWRPEMSPCSNVVVTDVTSNLLTVTIKEFCNAEDFEKVAAGGGGGGSK